The DNA region TTTTTTAATAATTCTAATTGCTTCAGTTCATTATTTGACAGATAAGGGTGTAATTGCTTTATCTTCTGATGATGCCCGGGCTGCCACGTCATGGTAATGGTGATCGTTCCCCAGAAATCACCACCCTTAGCATTTTGATGCCCAAGAGTAACGGGGTTGTCTTCATCAACCCATTGCGGAATTTGTTGCTGAATATAAGAGTCAGGGTCACTAAAATCCTGATAGACAAACCAGCTGACCGCTTTGCACTGATTGTTGGGTAATACCATCTTTCCGCTTTCACTGCTGTAATGGGCATAAGACTCCCATGCTCCTGACACACTCTCGCTGATTAAATTGATCTTAATGTGAGTTGGACAGACTGGAGCTGACACAGCTTCCCCCGTCAGCAAGACTGACAAAAAGACAGGCACAATATACTTCATGGAATTAAGCCTTTTCTCAGTAAAAATGCGCACTGAGTATAGAAAAGGCATAAGAAAATGCAGGAGGAAATCATCCCCCTGCACGAACATTGATTCAGCAATCAGTGAGCCTGTACAGGAACAGCCGGAGTACGAAGGTAACGACGTAACATCACCAGGCTGAACAGAACCGTGACCGCCTCGGCAAATAACAGGCTCAGCCATACTCCGTTATCAGGCAGAAATACAGGGATCACCAGCAGGCCAATGACCACCAGAACAAAGCCTCTTGCCAGCGACAGAACCGTAGCGCTGGCAGAGCGCTCTGTCGCCTGGAACAGGTTAGCAACCATCAGGTTGAGACCCATAAAGGGATAGGCAAGAAAGTAAAAGCGCAATGCAATAGCCGCCATCGCCACCAGTTCCGGATTATCAACCACAAACAGGCTGGCAATCGACTCAGCACCCAGCCAGACTATAGCAACCGCAGCCAGTCCTGTTGCTATGGCAAACTTCAGACCAACAAACAGGGTTTCACGCACCTTGCTGACAGCACCCGCGCCATAGTTAAAGCTGATGATCGGCTGACACGCCTGACCAATTCCGACCAGTATAAAGAGGGTTAACACGGCTGTGTTCAGTACGATGCTGTAGACAGAGATATACAGTCCGCCTTTCGCCAATAGCACCGTATTAAACACCATGGATGTCGCCGCTACGGAAGATTCGATAAAGAAAATCGGCAAACCAATATTCAAAATGCGACGCATTCTGTCAACCCCTATCCCTGACAGGCTAAAACGCAAATGCCCCCGTCTGGTCAGGAAGTGAATCAGCAGAATAACCATTGAGATCAGGTTAGCAATAATGGTCGCATAAGCGGCGCCTTCAACACCCCAGCCGAACCGCATGATAAACAGGTAATCCAGTACAATGTTCATCAATGCTCCACCCGCCAGCGCATACATGGCCAGCGCGGGGTTGGTGTCGTTGCGGACAAAGCACGACAAAACCCAGCCTAATGAATAAAGGACAAAGAAGTTAAGCATAATGCCCAGATATTGCCCTGAATAAACGGCTATCTGCCCGGTTGCACCGACCAGGGCGAGTATGTCGTCCAGCCAGAATCGTCCACCCAGCGCCAGACCACCTGCTACCAGAACCGCCAGCAAAATAGACTGTACAAACAGTCCCTGACCGGCCTGATGGTTGCCTTTACCAAACTCAATCGACATCAGCGCTGAACCACCAATACCAATCATCATCGCAAGCGCAGTAAAGAATGAGAAAAACGGCACAGCCATAGAAATCGCCGCCAGACCATCGGGACCCACACCGCGGCCAATGAAAATGGTGTCCACCATAATAAAAATGGACTTGATCACCATGCCAGTAATGGCAGGCATCA from Endozoicomonas sp. NE40 includes:
- a CDS encoding MATE family efflux transporter, with product MASKSIDLKNDPIKRSFFRYLMPAITGMVIKSIFIMVDTIFIGRGVGPDGLAAISMAVPFFSFFTALAMMIGIGGSALMSIEFGKGNHQAGQGLFVQSILLAVLVAGGLALGGRFWLDDILALVGATGQIAVYSGQYLGIMLNFFVLYSLGWVLSCFVRNDTNPALAMYALAGGALMNIVLDYLFIMRFGWGVEGAAYATIIANLISMVILLIHFLTRRGHLRFSLSGIGVDRMRRILNIGLPIFFIESSVAATSMVFNTVLLAKGGLYISVYSIVLNTAVLTLFILVGIGQACQPIISFNYGAGAVSKVRETLFVGLKFAIATGLAAVAIVWLGAESIASLFVVDNPELVAMAAIALRFYFLAYPFMGLNLMVANLFQATERSASATVLSLARGFVLVVIGLLVIPVFLPDNGVWLSLLFAEAVTVLFSLVMLRRYLRTPAVPVQAH